From Methanocella paludicola SANAE, a single genomic window includes:
- a CDS encoding ABC transporter ATP-binding protein: MSILIDKINGLAGTVKAILSVPKPAASKFKFKDLTFFLQFVKPVWKIGALSVLMVMMSTAISALLPMSSKIFIDFVIQKTGYAGVENFLGSLGLGAYAPAVNGHLSSINFLVLLVIVVGVASLVLNILESYFSSIYQQQMTFNVQTSLFDHVLRFPMSFIKSKQTGYLMSRVSDDVSMMQYLFSDAVTTIISNLFYLIFGVAILVSMNARLAAIIACVIPVYIAVRYLFSDRIRALSRREREYNSEVSRDMQEAISGVEVVKSYAMEKREVGKIASKLQNVIRTRIARSLLMAFASSFMSGTMFALTIVVMFFGAFDIQAGRMTIGDYVAFITYIMFLSNAVNMLYRTYLTFQPAFASMDRLKEMFDIAPEFEWGQQSMKKPGHIKGNVRFDNVSFSYGSEPTLKNIGFEVRPGETVALVGHSGAGKTTLVSLLLKLYVPQSGKITLDGVDLNELDHSWLRQQISIVSQDIFLFNDTIENNIKYGRPEASREEVVHVAKKARIHDFIESLPDGYDTLIGERGTKLSVGQRQRISIARAFLKDTPLIILDEPTSAIDPETELHLKASLDELMKGRTTFIISHRMSLTDIANFIVVIEDGEIVERGTQKELEQKVGLYNRLRSLDQTHPAGT, translated from the coding sequence ATACTTATCGATAAGATCAACGGCCTCGCTGGCACAGTGAAGGCGATCCTGAGCGTGCCTAAGCCCGCGGCGTCTAAATTCAAGTTCAAGGACCTCACCTTCTTTTTACAGTTCGTGAAGCCGGTCTGGAAGATCGGGGCGCTGAGCGTGCTCATGGTCATGATGTCCACCGCCATCAGCGCGCTCCTTCCCATGTCCAGCAAGATATTCATCGACTTCGTGATACAAAAAACGGGCTATGCAGGCGTCGAGAACTTTCTCGGCTCGCTTGGGCTGGGCGCGTATGCCCCGGCAGTGAACGGGCACCTGAGCTCCATCAACTTCCTGGTATTGCTGGTCATCGTCGTCGGCGTCGCGAGCTTAGTCCTGAACATCCTGGAGAGCTATTTCTCCTCCATTTACCAGCAGCAGATGACGTTCAACGTGCAGACCAGCCTGTTCGACCACGTCCTCCGGTTCCCCATGTCGTTTATCAAGAGCAAGCAGACCGGGTACCTGATGTCCCGCGTCTCGGACGACGTGAGCATGATGCAGTACCTCTTCTCGGACGCGGTCACCACCATCATATCTAACCTGTTCTACCTGATCTTCGGCGTGGCGATCTTAGTTTCCATGAACGCCCGCCTCGCGGCCATCATCGCCTGCGTGATACCCGTTTACATCGCCGTCCGGTACCTGTTCTCCGACAGGATCAGGGCTTTAAGCCGCAGGGAAAGGGAGTACAACTCCGAAGTATCGAGGGACATGCAGGAGGCCATATCGGGCGTCGAAGTGGTCAAGTCCTACGCCATGGAGAAAAGAGAGGTCGGCAAGATTGCCTCCAAGCTCCAGAACGTGATAAGAACGAGGATCGCCCGGTCCCTTCTCATGGCCTTCGCCAGCTCGTTCATGAGCGGCACCATGTTCGCGCTGACCATCGTGGTCATGTTCTTCGGCGCCTTCGACATACAGGCCGGCCGCATGACGATAGGCGACTACGTCGCCTTTATCACCTACATCATGTTTCTCTCTAACGCCGTAAATATGCTATACAGGACTTACCTGACCTTCCAGCCCGCGTTCGCCTCCATGGACCGGCTTAAGGAGATGTTCGACATCGCCCCGGAGTTCGAATGGGGCCAGCAGTCGATGAAGAAGCCGGGCCATATAAAAGGTAACGTGCGGTTTGATAACGTGTCTTTTTCTTACGGCAGCGAGCCGACCCTGAAAAATATCGGCTTCGAGGTCAGGCCCGGCGAGACCGTGGCCCTGGTCGGCCATAGCGGCGCGGGCAAGACCACGCTGGTCAGCCTTCTGCTGAAACTATACGTCCCCCAGTCCGGCAAAATAACGCTGGACGGCGTCGACCTGAATGAGCTGGACCACTCGTGGCTCCGCCAGCAGATCAGCATCGTCTCCCAGGACATCTTCCTGTTTAACGATACCATCGAGAATAATATCAAGTATGGCCGGCCTGAGGCCTCGAGGGAGGAGGTCGTCCATGTGGCGAAGAAGGCAAGGATACACGATTTCATCGAGAGCCTCCCGGATGGCTATGATACACTTATTGGCGAGAGGGGCACCAAGCTCTCCGTCGGGCAGAGGCAGCGCATATCCATCGCCAGGGCCTTCCTCAAGGATACGCCGCTGATAATTCTGGACGAGCCCACCTCGGCCATCGACCCCGAGACCGAGCTACACCTGAAGGCGTCGCTGGACGAGCTCATGAAAGGCAGGACGACTTTCATCATCTCCCACCGCATGTCGCTCACGGACATCGCCAACTTCATCGTGGTCATCGAGGACGGCGAGATCGTCGAGAGGGGCACGCAGAAGGAGCTAGAGCAAAAAGTAGGCTTATATAACCGGCTCAGGTCGCTCGACCAGACACACCCGGCAGGCACATGA
- a CDS encoding DEAD/DEAH box helicase translates to MGAIEEYIRDLKSSDNYEGQIAHIEELDERPPSFDDVNHILNLKLRGYLDAHRIRLYSHQARAIDLALDGKNVIITTPTASGKSLAFNVPVFEALLEDKKATALYLYPMKALSNDQLKTLKAMDEEMGTKASPAAYDGDTPQSARIGIRDTSRLIVSNPYAIHRYLSWHDKWRRFFSGLRYIVIDEAHTYRGVYGSGVALLIRRLRRILKRYGSDPRFILSSATVANPEELSFKLTGKEFSVVSRDGSGRGKKYFMFWNPPIEGQSRGSTHQETMRLMVDQLDHGLQTLCFAQSRRMAELIAKWAREYDNHKFHGEIASYRAGYLPEDRRRIENDFKSMRLKGVTSTNALEVGIDIGSLDSVIISGYPGTRISTWQEAGRAGRGTSESLATLVAFDNPLDQFYMKHPERFFNSGNEEAIVDLRNPYILMGHLMCASAEMPLTAADSAYFGDISEAMEAMSSAGIIRRSPRGMVYGGTKSPSEIVSLKNISSHNVRVMCGSELLETMETARACSEAHKGAVLLHQGETYLIEDLDLKLGIARAVKKDVDYYTEALKLSDVAIRKERLKKTVNGIDVHVGDVTVTEQYYEYAMKRYEKLLGYFPLDLPSQTFESVAVWFTLPEELHQKMLMENKDFNGGIHAVEHAMIAMAPLFALCDRWDMGGLSTPDHPDTNLPTIFVYDGYEGGIGIAEKCYEMFPGLTKATLELVRDCECTEGCPACIYSPKCGNKNKPLDKAVADEILNIMASRPV, encoded by the coding sequence ATGGGGGCCATTGAGGAATATATCCGGGACCTTAAGTCTTCGGATAATTACGAGGGGCAGATCGCCCATATCGAGGAGCTCGATGAGCGCCCGCCCTCCTTCGACGACGTTAATCATATTCTTAATTTAAAATTGCGCGGGTACCTGGATGCTCACAGGATCCGGCTATACTCGCATCAGGCCCGTGCCATCGATCTGGCCCTGGATGGTAAGAACGTCATCATCACGACGCCTACGGCGTCGGGTAAGTCTCTCGCCTTTAACGTGCCGGTTTTCGAGGCGCTTCTGGAGGATAAGAAAGCGACCGCGCTGTACCTGTACCCGATGAAGGCCCTCTCGAACGACCAGCTAAAGACGCTCAAGGCCATGGATGAGGAAATGGGCACGAAGGCTTCGCCTGCCGCCTATGACGGCGACACGCCGCAGTCGGCCCGGATAGGCATCCGCGATACCTCACGCCTCATCGTCAGCAACCCTTACGCTATCCATCGATATTTGTCGTGGCACGACAAGTGGAGGCGCTTCTTCTCCGGCCTCAGGTACATCGTCATCGACGAGGCCCATACGTATAGGGGCGTATACGGCTCCGGCGTGGCCCTGCTCATCAGGCGGCTGCGGCGCATCCTTAAAAGATACGGGTCGGACCCCCGGTTCATCCTGTCCTCGGCCACGGTCGCAAACCCGGAAGAGCTCTCGTTCAAGCTGACCGGCAAGGAGTTCAGCGTCGTGTCACGCGATGGCTCCGGCAGGGGAAAGAAGTACTTCATGTTCTGGAACCCGCCCATCGAAGGCCAGTCAAGAGGCTCGACGCACCAGGAGACCATGCGCCTCATGGTGGACCAGCTCGATCACGGGCTGCAGACCCTGTGCTTCGCGCAGTCCCGGAGGATGGCCGAGCTGATCGCTAAGTGGGCCCGTGAGTACGATAATCATAAGTTCCACGGCGAGATCGCCTCGTACAGGGCAGGATACCTGCCCGAGGACAGGAGGCGCATCGAGAACGACTTCAAGAGCATGCGCCTCAAGGGCGTCACCTCCACGAACGCGCTGGAGGTCGGCATAGATATCGGCTCCCTCGACTCGGTTATTATTTCGGGCTATCCGGGGACCCGGATATCTACGTGGCAGGAGGCGGGCCGGGCAGGGCGGGGCACAAGCGAGTCGCTGGCAACGCTCGTGGCCTTCGACAACCCGCTCGACCAGTTCTACATGAAGCACCCGGAGCGGTTCTTCAATTCAGGGAACGAGGAAGCCATCGTCGACCTGAGGAATCCTTACATCTTAATGGGCCACCTCATGTGCGCATCGGCCGAGATGCCCCTCACTGCGGCCGACTCCGCGTATTTTGGCGATATTTCCGAGGCCATGGAGGCCATGTCCTCCGCCGGCATCATCCGGCGCTCGCCCCGCGGCATGGTCTACGGGGGCACGAAGAGCCCGTCGGAGATCGTGAGCCTGAAGAACATTTCCAGCCATAACGTGCGGGTGATGTGCGGCTCCGAGCTGCTGGAGACCATGGAGACGGCGAGAGCCTGTTCCGAGGCCCATAAGGGCGCCGTGCTGCTCCACCAGGGCGAGACCTACCTCATCGAAGACCTGGACCTGAAGCTGGGCATCGCCCGGGCGGTCAAGAAAGACGTCGACTATTATACCGAGGCACTGAAGCTGTCGGACGTGGCCATCAGGAAGGAGCGGCTGAAGAAGACGGTAAACGGCATCGACGTGCACGTGGGGGACGTAACGGTCACCGAGCAGTACTACGAGTACGCCATGAAGCGGTACGAAAAATTACTCGGGTATTTCCCGCTGGACCTGCCGTCCCAGACCTTCGAGTCCGTGGCCGTGTGGTTCACGCTGCCCGAAGAGCTCCACCAGAAGATGCTCATGGAGAATAAGGACTTTAACGGCGGCATCCATGCCGTGGAGCACGCCATGATCGCCATGGCGCCGCTATTCGCTTTATGCGACCGGTGGGACATGGGCGGCCTGTCGACGCCCGACCACCCCGACACGAACCTGCCGACGATCTTCGTTTACGACGGGTATGAGGGCGGCATCGGCATTGCCGAAAAGTGCTACGAGATGTTCCCCGGGCTCACAAAAGCTACTCTGGAGCTGGTCCGGGACTGCGAGTGTACCGAGGGGTGCCCGGCGTGCATATACTCGCCCAAGTGCGGCAACAAGAACAAGCCGCTCGACAAGGCCGTGGCGGACGAGATACTGAATATAATGGCTTCACGACCCGTTTGA
- a CDS encoding ribonuclease H-like domain-containing protein, with product MPSWLYDDAYFEGQRVKKKYLEAYDGACLEDAIRGTPVRSDIGECYLIESSTDFSLSKIDRDNARNALMSNLRLLRGIGAGTEQKLRKAGYSDIESLLGHRRWHDEAKRFLSIVDSGDACRIQQELWHWLPKSHPLNLNITAFTEVERLVALDIETMGLFSRPIILFGAAFTSGDKIVTRQYLARDIDEEAAAISLFTALVENNPLVSYNGRAFDVPYINQRRWYYDLGGDIENVHFDMLPFARRFMKSKTPDARLTTIEKYLFGQERLDDVPGALVPEFYEEYLRTHNPGPLVPIVEHNRNDLVSLVRLFSKFCEDCNGGH from the coding sequence ATGCCCTCCTGGCTCTATGACGACGCGTACTTCGAAGGCCAGCGAGTCAAGAAGAAGTACCTGGAGGCGTACGATGGCGCCTGCCTGGAAGACGCGATCAGGGGCACGCCCGTCCGGAGCGATATCGGCGAGTGCTACCTGATCGAAAGCTCCACTGATTTTTCCTTGAGTAAAATTGACCGCGATAACGCAAGAAATGCCCTTATGTCAAACCTTCGCCTGCTTCGCGGCATCGGCGCGGGTACGGAGCAAAAATTACGCAAGGCCGGATATTCGGACATCGAGAGCCTGCTGGGCCACAGGCGCTGGCACGACGAGGCAAAACGGTTTTTATCCATTGTAGACTCGGGCGATGCGTGCCGCATACAGCAGGAACTATGGCACTGGCTCCCGAAGTCCCACCCCCTTAACCTGAACATCACGGCGTTCACGGAAGTCGAGCGCCTGGTGGCACTGGATATCGAGACCATGGGGCTGTTCTCCCGGCCCATCATATTGTTCGGCGCAGCCTTCACCAGTGGAGATAAGATCGTCACCCGGCAGTACCTGGCGAGGGACATTGACGAGGAGGCGGCCGCAATAAGCTTATTCACCGCCCTCGTCGAAAATAATCCGCTAGTATCATATAACGGCCGCGCCTTCGATGTACCATACATAAACCAGCGCCGCTGGTACTACGACCTGGGCGGCGACATCGAGAACGTCCACTTCGACATGCTGCCCTTCGCCAGGCGCTTCATGAAGTCGAAAACGCCGGACGCCCGCCTTACGACCATTGAAAAATATTTATTCGGCCAGGAGAGACTGGATGATGTGCCCGGCGCCCTGGTGCCCGAGTTCTACGAGGAGTACCTGCGCACGCATAATCCGGGGCCGCTGGTGCCCATCGTCGAGCATAACCGGAACGACCTGGTGTCGCTGGTCCGGCTTTTCTCGAAGTTCTGTGAGGATTGTAATGGGGGCCATTGA
- a CDS encoding TetR/AcrR family transcriptional regulator, producing MSERMERKKRQKRNTIIDKAERIMAKKGYWDMTMDDVAADADVAKGTIYLYFNSKESLCAAVVARIIADMNLAIKENLEGVEGGTARIVATATAVTEWNMSHPDKGSVLENAIMLKFKDVSDPNVREYVSQMSEQLQIMSDGYRMAIAEGSVRPDLDPLPTAIFLRMAYWVAMNPFRSHELIMQENGVDREALLNTAIDLIYHATHTDAKKHSSIKIKDINTRQRKAKAS from the coding sequence ATGAGTGAACGAATGGAGCGCAAGAAGCGCCAAAAACGGAACACGATAATCGATAAGGCAGAGCGGATCATGGCCAAAAAGGGCTACTGGGACATGACCATGGACGACGTCGCCGCGGATGCCGACGTGGCAAAGGGCACCATCTACCTCTATTTCAACAGCAAGGAGTCGCTCTGCGCCGCCGTCGTGGCCCGGATCATCGCCGACATGAACCTGGCGATCAAGGAAAACCTGGAGGGTGTCGAAGGAGGCACCGCCCGGATTGTCGCGACCGCCACCGCCGTTACCGAGTGGAATATGTCACACCCCGATAAGGGCTCTGTGCTCGAGAACGCCATAATGCTGAAGTTCAAGGACGTATCGGACCCGAACGTGCGGGAATACGTGAGCCAGATGAGCGAGCAGCTCCAGATCATGAGCGATGGCTACCGGATGGCTATCGCCGAAGGCTCCGTCAGGCCCGACCTGGACCCCCTTCCAACGGCGATCTTCCTGCGTATGGCTTACTGGGTCGCCATGAACCCCTTCCGGTCCCATGAGCTGATCATGCAAGAGAACGGCGTGGACCGCGAGGCTTTATTAAATACCGCAATAGACCTCATCTACCACGCTACGCACACCGATGCCAAAAAGCATTCTTCCATTAAGATCAAGGACATAAATACGCGGCAACGTAAGGCAAAGGCGAGCTAA
- a CDS encoding dipeptidase, giving the protein MEKVPGPVLESLAKGQDKYVERLNEFLKMPSISTLPAHSGDIRKAAKWLLHEAELLGFKGALYETKGHPVMYAELCPHKDAPTILIYGHYDVQPPDPVDQWCYPPFTPTVHDGCIFARGATDDKGQLLTFFNAIESILAAEGRLPLNVKLVMEGEEEVGSPNFGAFVESHKELLKADIIALSDGEKYRKDMPSICYGLRGLLYMQIDIQGPAYDVHSGLHGGSVMNPALALTWILSKLKDSNGKVLIPGFYDSARDVEPWERKEMAGLPFDEKTEAAMLGVPGLVPEKGYTVLESTRARPTLDINGIWGGFQGEGSKTIIPAAAGAKVSMRLVPDQDPDEIARLFEKYVMSMVPAGVTVKVTKIVGNRALIVSRESPAVKAMASSIEYAFGVKPVFTRDGGSIGAVIAMQSGLGIDDILMLGWGDPDDALHSPNEHFSLENFRRGSLAAAALLYGLAKAKKPLAPAHMAKKEAVK; this is encoded by the coding sequence GTGGAAAAAGTACCGGGACCCGTTCTGGAGAGCCTGGCGAAGGGCCAGGACAAGTACGTTGAGCGTCTGAACGAATTTTTAAAGATGCCGAGCATCAGCACGCTGCCCGCCCACTCGGGCGACATTCGTAAGGCCGCAAAGTGGCTGCTCCATGAGGCGGAACTCCTGGGTTTCAAAGGCGCGCTATACGAGACAAAGGGGCACCCCGTCATGTACGCAGAGCTATGCCCCCATAAGGACGCCCCGACGATCCTGATCTACGGCCACTACGACGTCCAGCCTCCCGACCCCGTCGACCAGTGGTGTTATCCGCCGTTCACGCCCACTGTTCACGACGGCTGTATCTTCGCGAGGGGCGCCACAGACGATAAGGGGCAGCTCCTTACTTTCTTTAACGCCATCGAGTCCATCCTCGCGGCAGAAGGCCGGCTACCGCTTAACGTCAAGCTGGTCATGGAGGGCGAGGAGGAGGTTGGCAGCCCGAACTTCGGGGCTTTCGTAGAATCGCATAAGGAGCTGTTAAAGGCGGACATCATCGCCCTCTCCGACGGCGAAAAGTACCGGAAGGACATGCCCTCTATCTGCTATGGCCTTCGCGGGCTGCTTTACATGCAGATCGATATCCAGGGTCCCGCCTACGACGTGCACTCCGGCCTTCACGGCGGCTCCGTCATGAATCCCGCGCTCGCGCTCACATGGATATTAAGTAAGCTAAAAGACAGCAATGGGAAAGTGTTGATACCCGGATTTTATGACAGCGCCAGAGATGTAGAGCCGTGGGAGCGTAAGGAGATGGCAGGGCTGCCATTCGACGAAAAGACAGAGGCCGCCATGCTGGGCGTGCCGGGGCTCGTACCCGAAAAGGGATATACCGTACTGGAGAGCACCCGGGCCCGGCCGACGCTGGACATCAACGGCATCTGGGGCGGCTTCCAGGGCGAAGGCTCCAAGACGATCATCCCGGCCGCGGCGGGCGCCAAGGTCAGCATGCGCCTGGTGCCGGACCAGGACCCGGACGAGATCGCGAGGCTTTTCGAGAAGTACGTGATGTCGATGGTGCCGGCCGGAGTGACCGTGAAGGTCACGAAGATCGTGGGTAACAGGGCGCTGATCGTCTCGCGGGAGAGCCCGGCAGTCAAGGCCATGGCGAGCTCCATCGAGTACGCCTTCGGCGTAAAGCCCGTATTCACCAGGGACGGCGGAAGCATCGGTGCCGTCATCGCCATGCAGTCGGGCCTGGGCATCGACGACATCCTCATGCTCGGCTGGGGCGACCCGGACGACGCGCTCCACTCGCCGAACGAGCACTTCAGCCTGGAGAACTTCCGGAGGGGCTCGCTGGCGGCCGCCGCGCTGCTCTACGGGCTCGCTAAAGCGAAAAAGCCGCTGGCCCCGGCGCACATGGCGAAAAAGGAAGCTGTCAAGTAA
- a CDS encoding alpha/beta fold hydrolase, with translation MEEYVEVGGLRIHYMVEGSGSAVILVHGNGLSAGQWKLNISPLAKYYKVYAPDLPGFGLSDKPDLDYGVDYYVGFLKEFMDSIGVHKASLVGNSMGGAVVAKFAARCPDRVAGIVLSDPTGFVPESLSRNKELYNAFLGLMIRSRRLYCRPMLHNSANMRLLEDTQLVTDSKESRDAFVKNCKSILRYDGSYAGTLMAISAPALIIWGEDDLLLPAEDAEKYRGLIAGSKVKLIERSGHMPNVETHAEFNAAVLSFFGGIGH, from the coding sequence ATGGAAGAATATGTCGAAGTGGGCGGCTTGAGGATCCATTATATGGTGGAAGGCAGCGGCAGCGCCGTCATCCTGGTCCACGGCAACGGCCTCTCGGCTGGCCAATGGAAGCTCAACATAAGCCCCCTGGCGAAATACTATAAAGTGTATGCGCCCGACCTTCCTGGCTTTGGGCTCTCGGATAAGCCGGACCTGGACTATGGTGTCGACTATTACGTGGGTTTCCTGAAGGAATTTATGGACTCGATCGGCGTGCATAAAGCCTCCCTTGTAGGCAACTCAATGGGAGGGGCCGTCGTAGCGAAGTTCGCCGCACGATGCCCTGACAGAGTAGCCGGGATCGTCCTATCGGACCCCACGGGCTTCGTTCCCGAAAGCCTCTCGCGGAACAAGGAACTATATAACGCCTTCCTGGGCCTGATGATAAGAAGCCGGCGGCTATACTGCCGGCCGATGCTCCATAATAGCGCTAACATGAGGCTGCTCGAGGACACGCAGCTCGTCACCGACTCGAAGGAGTCCAGGGACGCTTTCGTTAAAAATTGTAAGTCCATCCTTCGCTATGATGGCAGCTATGCCGGGACGCTCATGGCCATCTCCGCCCCCGCCCTTATTATATGGGGCGAGGACGACCTGCTGCTCCCCGCGGAAGATGCCGAAAAATACAGGGGGCTCATCGCCGGCTCGAAGGTAAAGCTCATCGAGCGTAGCGGCCATATGCCCAATGTGGAGACGCATGCCGAGTTCAATGCCGCCGTGCTGAGCTTTTTCGGCGGCATAGGCCACTAA
- a CDS encoding CBS domain-containing protein: MKVKDIMSKDVVTIGADASVADAARKMKEADVGSVVVLDKNAVKGIVTDRKIVTNCIAENKDPGREHIGNITSKSMITCSEDSDVHDALMTLGKNKIRRCPVVNDRKELVGVLSVADIAGEMRGCMDALFDGLSKSAGGEAERHEPSRPVIH; encoded by the coding sequence TTGAAGGTAAAGGATATCATGAGTAAGGACGTCGTCACCATCGGTGCCGATGCCTCGGTGGCGGACGCGGCGAGAAAGATGAAGGAGGCTGACGTGGGGTCGGTGGTCGTACTCGACAAGAACGCTGTAAAGGGCATCGTCACGGACCGTAAGATCGTCACGAACTGCATCGCCGAGAACAAAGACCCGGGAAGGGAGCACATCGGGAATATCACGAGCAAGAGCATGATCACCTGCAGCGAGGACAGCGATGTCCACGACGCGCTGATGACGCTGGGGAAGAACAAGATACGCCGCTGCCCGGTCGTCAACGACAGGAAAGAGCTGGTGGGCGTGCTTTCGGTCGCAGACATCGCCGGGGAGATGAGGGGCTGCATGGACGCCCTGTTCGACGGGCTTTCCAAGTCAGCCGGGGGCGAAGCGGAGCGCCACGAGCCTTCCAGGCCCGTGATTCACTGA
- a CDS encoding class I SAM-dependent methyltransferase: protein MADEKHTFVVDSSKREHAEAYDEASDIYDTYEGLFFPYLFGRINSLLKERFIPLLPQGARVLDIGCGTGQQTLLFDKSGFDVVGIDISHGLVKVANKKLGKGVCMASDACRLPFPDECFDAISSAGSTVNHIPDYSCFFEEAGRVLKPGGYLFLESDNKWKPDILWSLASTLTGDPLEYHETLPGVIGYVKRPLHEGYPYVFPLTYDENKVKLLHLRTFTYHELKKELGDVGCEIVAAYGAHSITNIIPSTVMLKDHPGRLTRGMFSILRAAEDRVYGAWPFSRAGMSIMVIAKKK from the coding sequence ATGGCCGATGAAAAACACACGTTCGTCGTCGATTCCTCAAAAAGGGAACACGCGGAAGCCTACGACGAGGCGTCCGACATATACGACACGTACGAGGGGCTGTTTTTCCCATACCTCTTCGGCCGCATCAATTCACTATTAAAGGAACGCTTCATTCCTCTTTTGCCACAGGGCGCCCGGGTGCTCGACATCGGGTGCGGCACGGGGCAGCAGACGCTGCTCTTCGATAAAAGCGGCTTCGACGTCGTGGGCATTGATATAAGCCACGGCCTGGTGAAAGTCGCCAATAAAAAGCTGGGCAAGGGCGTCTGCATGGCATCGGACGCGTGCAGGCTCCCGTTCCCGGACGAGTGCTTTGACGCCATCTCAAGCGCCGGGAGCACAGTCAACCACATACCGGACTATTCATGCTTCTTCGAGGAGGCGGGCAGGGTGCTCAAGCCTGGCGGATACCTGTTCCTGGAGTCCGACAACAAGTGGAAGCCGGACATCTTATGGAGCCTGGCGAGCACGCTGACCGGGGACCCGCTGGAATACCACGAGACTCTGCCGGGCGTCATCGGATATGTGAAGCGGCCGTTGCACGAGGGCTATCCTTACGTATTTCCACTCACTTACGACGAGAACAAGGTAAAACTGCTCCACTTACGGACCTTCACGTACCATGAGCTGAAAAAAGAGCTTGGGGATGTGGGCTGCGAGATCGTAGCCGCCTATGGGGCGCACTCGATAACCAACATCATACCGAGTACCGTCATGCTCAAGGACCATCCCGGCCGGCTGACCAGGGGAATGTTCTCCATCCTGAGGGCGGCCGAGGACCGGGTCTACGGCGCCTGGCCGTTCAGCAGGGCCGGCATGAGCATCATGGTCATCGCGAAAAAGAAATAA
- a CDS encoding DNA alkylation repair protein has translation MASEVCADDVIARLRSMANPGNREGMARYGITVDRAFGVSMPELRALAKELDKDHELALALWDTGYHEAKILAGLIDDPRQVSEKQMDTWAAGFDSWDVCDQCCSNLFDKTQFAYGKALAWTRDEREFVRRAGYVMMATLAVHDKKAPDTVFELFLPFIIKGSMDERNFVKKAVNWALRQIGKRNADLNVKAIATAKQMQALDSKSARWIAADALKELQSPAVRKKVSKPKKK, from the coding sequence ATGGCGTCTGAAGTATGCGCAGACGACGTGATCGCTCGTTTGCGATCGATGGCCAATCCCGGGAACAGGGAAGGCATGGCCCGATATGGGATTACCGTCGACAGGGCGTTCGGCGTTTCAATGCCGGAACTGCGGGCGCTCGCTAAAGAGCTGGATAAGGATCATGAGCTGGCCCTTGCCCTCTGGGATACGGGCTACCATGAGGCGAAGATCCTGGCCGGGCTCATCGATGACCCCCGCCAGGTCTCGGAAAAGCAGATGGACACATGGGCCGCCGGTTTCGACTCCTGGGACGTATGCGACCAGTGCTGCTCTAACCTGTTCGATAAGACGCAGTTCGCTTACGGCAAGGCGCTGGCCTGGACCCGTGATGAGCGGGAGTTCGTCCGCCGTGCCGGCTACGTCATGATGGCCACCCTGGCCGTCCACGACAAGAAGGCGCCGGATACGGTCTTTGAGCTGTTCTTGCCGTTCATCATAAAAGGCTCCATGGATGAGCGGAACTTCGTGAAGAAGGCCGTGAACTGGGCTTTGCGGCAGATAGGCAAGCGCAATGCCGACCTGAATGTGAAGGCCATCGCAACGGCGAAACAGATGCAGGCGCTGGACTCGAAGAGCGCCCGGTGGATAGCGGCCGACGCGCTGAAGGAATTGCAGAGCCCCGCGGTACGCAAAAAGGTGTCAAAGCCAAAGAAAAAATAA
- a CDS encoding thioredoxin fold domain-containing protein, whose amino-acid sequence MMQEPLRWGKDARKALDEAKRTGRLALLFFHSNQCSGCKATIAKTLPDPKVSKFIERIFSPAMFEVSEPGSQELMKKYGAQWTPTFVVTDADGNEIYHWVGYLPPGDFCAEMLFAEGRAAFKNKDWDRAERCFNSVAERFPDSEEAPEALYYTGVARYEKTHDATDLADTSKKLNAKYPNSSWTKKASVWGE is encoded by the coding sequence ATGATGCAGGAACCTCTGAGGTGGGGCAAAGATGCCCGAAAGGCACTGGACGAGGCAAAGCGCACGGGCAGGCTGGCGCTTTTATTCTTCCACTCGAACCAGTGCAGCGGATGTAAAGCCACGATAGCGAAGACGCTGCCGGACCCGAAAGTATCGAAGTTCATCGAGCGCATCTTCTCGCCGGCCATGTTCGAGGTCAGCGAGCCGGGCTCCCAGGAGCTGATGAAAAAGTACGGCGCGCAGTGGACGCCGACGTTCGTCGTAACGGATGCGGACGGGAACGAGATATACCACTGGGTCGGCTACCTGCCGCCGGGCGACTTCTGTGCCGAGATGCTGTTCGCCGAGGGCCGGGCCGCCTTCAAGAATAAGGACTGGGACCGCGCAGAGCGCTGCTTTAACTCCGTGGCCGAAAGGTTCCCGGACAGCGAGGAAGCGCCGGAGGCGCTCTACTATACGGGCGTGGCCCGGTACGAGAAGACCCACGATGCCACGGACCTCGCGGACACGAGCAAGAAGCTGAACGCGAAGTACCCGAATAGCAGCTGGACAAAAAAGGCCTCTGTGTGGGGTGAGTGA